One stretch of Nitrosococcus watsonii C-113 DNA includes these proteins:
- the cyoE gene encoding heme o synthase yields MTTITLIRGALTNWREYLVLCKPRIVSLIVFTAIVGMFLSVPDLAPWRVFLFGTLGIGLGAASAAAINHLIDEKADAVMNRTQGRPLPTGKLSREQALAFAITLGLSSMIILYFLVNPLTAWLTLASMIGYGIIYTAFLKPATPQNIVLGGASGAMPPVLGWAAVTGELHVHAFLLFLIIFVWTPPHFWALALARREEYSRTKYPMLPVTHGVDFTKQQIVLYTLLLFAVSLLPFVSHMSGLLYLVGAVGLGGRFVYLTLALYRNTSNELAMKTFGYSIVYLAALFAFLLVDHYLPKFL; encoded by the coding sequence ATGACAACGATTACCTTAATTCGCGGGGCCTTAACAAATTGGCGGGAATATCTCGTGCTTTGCAAGCCCCGTATTGTCTCTCTCATTGTGTTTACCGCGATTGTCGGTATGTTCTTGTCCGTCCCAGATCTGGCGCCATGGCGAGTATTTTTATTTGGCACCCTTGGCATTGGACTGGGCGCTGCTTCTGCAGCAGCGATTAACCATTTAATTGATGAAAAAGCTGATGCCGTCATGAATCGGACTCAGGGGCGCCCTTTGCCAACTGGCAAACTTAGCCGGGAGCAGGCCCTTGCATTTGCGATTACGTTGGGCTTATCGTCAATGATAATCCTGTATTTCCTGGTTAACCCCTTGACGGCCTGGCTCACTTTGGCGTCTATGATTGGTTACGGCATTATTTACACGGCCTTCCTCAAACCAGCCACACCGCAAAATATCGTGCTGGGAGGAGCTTCTGGGGCTATGCCACCGGTGCTAGGTTGGGCGGCTGTTACGGGAGAGCTGCATGTCCACGCCTTTCTTCTCTTCTTGATTATTTTCGTGTGGACACCTCCCCATTTTTGGGCTTTGGCTTTAGCGCGAAGAGAAGAGTATAGTCGGACAAAATATCCCATGTTGCCGGTAACCCATGGTGTTGATTTTACTAAACAGCAGATCGTACTCTATACTCTTTTATTGTTTGCGGTCAGTTTGTTGCCTTTTGTTAGCCATATGAGCGGATTGCTGTATTTGGTGGGTGCGGTGGGGTTAGGGGGACGCTTTGTATACCTTACTCTTGCTCTTTATCGTAATACTAGCAATGAGCTGGCGATGAAAACTTTTGGCTACTCTATAGTTTATCTAGCAGCATTATTTGCATTTTTATTAGTAGACCATTATTTACCCAAATTTTTATAA
- a CDS encoding COX15/CtaA family protein, with product MSRRFYIFALVASFLALVVVVVGAYVRLSDAGLSCPDWPGCYQKLLAPTTEQQVDHANRLYPDRPVETHKAWKEMIHRYLAGTLGLLILGLAIAAWRNRFDPTQRVALPLFLLGLVGFQAALGMWTVTLLVQPAIVTLHLLGGMAVLALVWWLALRQRQARRPTEKIWYSPAFKLWALIGLCLLVLQIILGGWTSTNYAGFYCSDFPTCQGQWWPTMDFREAFTFWQPLGENYEGGRLAPEAAVAVHVIHRIGAVVVLIVLSALGIRAGLSRGTPALRSAGWIVVMLVLLQVALGIATAMDGIPLALAVAHNAVAALLLLAVVTLNHLLHPTGYPLQGATRL from the coding sequence ATGAGTCGCCGGTTTTATATTTTTGCTTTAGTAGCTAGCTTCTTAGCCTTGGTCGTTGTGGTGGTAGGCGCTTATGTACGCCTTTCTGATGCTGGATTAAGCTGTCCGGATTGGCCAGGTTGTTACCAGAAGCTATTAGCACCCACCACTGAGCAGCAGGTTGATCATGCTAATCGCCTTTATCCAGATCGCCCGGTGGAGACGCATAAAGCTTGGAAGGAAATGATTCATCGCTATCTTGCGGGTACCTTGGGGTTATTGATTTTAGGGCTTGCTATTGCTGCTTGGCGCAACCGTTTTGATCCTACTCAGAGAGTAGCTTTGCCTCTATTTTTGCTTGGTTTAGTGGGGTTTCAGGCTGCGTTGGGGATGTGGACCGTTACTCTTTTGGTGCAGCCGGCTATTGTGACTTTGCACCTTCTTGGGGGAATGGCGGTTTTGGCCTTGGTTTGGTGGCTAGCATTGCGGCAGCGACAGGCGCGACGACCCACGGAAAAAATCTGGTATTCGCCGGCTTTTAAACTTTGGGCATTAATAGGGTTATGTCTACTAGTGCTACAAATCATCCTAGGAGGTTGGACAAGTACCAACTATGCGGGCTTCTATTGTTCGGATTTTCCTACTTGCCAAGGACAGTGGTGGCCAACCATGGATTTTCGCGAGGCTTTCACATTTTGGCAACCGTTAGGGGAAAATTATGAAGGCGGGCGGTTAGCGCCGGAGGCAGCCGTGGCTGTTCATGTTATTCATCGGATTGGTGCCGTAGTGGTTTTGATAGTGCTAAGTGCTCTCGGTATACGGGCAGGATTAAGCCGGGGCACCCCCGCGTTACGCAGCGCTGGGTGGATAGTTGTTATGTTGGTCCTTCTTCAGGTGGCGTTGGGCATTGCCACCGCCATGGACGGGATTCCATTAGCGCTGGCGGTAGCGCATAACGCTGTGGCTGCATTATTGTTGCTTGCCGTCGTTACACTGAATCATTTGCTCCATCCTACAGGGTATCCATTACAAGGAGCTACAAGACTATGA
- a CDS encoding SCO family protein, protein MGNKNLESANKGIILAIFVICALPIIGAWWLLQGSERGERFATRNYGELITPARPLGEATLKTLEGKKLTIEKLREKWTLVVLGPAKCDEICRQNLYETRQIRLATGKEMHRIQRLWVTNDLDSLNESDWLQEQHPDLIVASEEKGKEGFVNQFALPEVPDPLMAQRVYIIDPIGNLVISYPPEETPEHMLKDLKRLLFVSQIG, encoded by the coding sequence GTGGGTAATAAAAATTTAGAATCGGCTAATAAAGGGATTATCCTGGCTATTTTTGTTATATGCGCACTCCCCATAATAGGAGCCTGGTGGCTACTGCAAGGCTCGGAGAGAGGGGAGAGGTTTGCGACTCGCAATTACGGCGAGCTTATTACCCCTGCAAGGCCCCTTGGTGAGGCAACTCTTAAGACCTTAGAAGGCAAAAAGCTTACTATTGAAAAACTTAGAGAAAAATGGACGCTAGTGGTTCTTGGGCCGGCAAAGTGTGATGAAATTTGCCGTCAGAATCTTTATGAAACGCGTCAAATCCGTTTAGCTACGGGCAAGGAGATGCACCGGATTCAACGTCTATGGGTTACTAATGATCTGGATTCTCTTAATGAGTCAGACTGGCTCCAGGAGCAACACCCTGATCTCATCGTGGCTTCTGAAGAAAAAGGTAAGGAAGGATTTGTGAATCAGTTTGCATTGCCGGAAGTTCCCGATCCCTTAATGGCGCAGCGGGTATACATCATCGATCCTATCGGTAATTTAGTGATTAGCTATCCACCTGAAGAAACTCCTGAGCATATGCTTAAGGATCTTAAACGGCTATTGTTTGTTTCTCAAATAGGGTGA
- a CDS encoding SURF1 family protein translates to MLFQFNDKASWPKLRFTIFFLLLIITLASLGLWQLQRAREKHTIETVLKERSVGESLQVGEERLQLPDSEYRQGIAQGWFDNEHVIFLDNQIHKGRVGYHVLIPLRFNDGDGNGILVNLGWLPMELDRQELPRIEPPPLRVTAHGVLRQPYQAPFFLGGEESRESSGWPKVVQYVSIEQLQFQLGYFLQPLILQLAPEEPYGFVRQWPEPPTSVQQHLAYAVQWFALALIGLIIAIILYRRNF, encoded by the coding sequence GTGTTATTTCAGTTTAATGATAAAGCCTCCTGGCCCAAACTACGTTTCACGATATTTTTCCTACTCTTGATTATTACCCTGGCCTCATTGGGTCTGTGGCAATTGCAGCGAGCGAGGGAAAAACACACTATAGAGACCGTTCTTAAAGAGCGGAGTGTTGGTGAGTCTCTTCAGGTGGGGGAGGAAAGATTACAATTGCCGGATAGTGAATATCGCCAGGGAATTGCGCAAGGCTGGTTTGATAATGAGCATGTTATATTTTTGGATAATCAAATCCATAAGGGTCGGGTGGGTTATCATGTGCTGATACCACTACGGTTTAACGATGGAGATGGAAACGGGATACTCGTTAACCTTGGTTGGCTTCCGATGGAACTAGACCGGCAAGAGCTTCCTCGGATAGAGCCCCCTCCTCTACGCGTTACCGCGCATGGTGTTTTACGGCAACCCTATCAAGCCCCTTTTTTTCTGGGGGGTGAGGAAAGTAGAGAATCGAGCGGTTGGCCTAAGGTAGTTCAATATGTGAGTATAGAGCAACTGCAGTTCCAGTTAGGCTATTTTTTGCAGCCGCTTATTCTCCAACTTGCTCCTGAGGAGCCCTATGGGTTTGTTCGTCAATGGCCCGAACCTCCAACCAGTGTGCAGCAACATCTTGCTTATGCGGTTCAGTGGTTTGCTCTAGCGCTGATTGGTCTAATTATAGCTATCATTTTATATCGGCGTAATTTTTAA
- a CDS encoding twin transmembrane helix small protein: protein MIFKLVIIVFFIFVLYTLGTALFALARSSGHSDVRMVKALTYRVALSLGLFILLMLGYATGIITPNTAVPSPPKAEIQAPPQQ from the coding sequence ATGATATTTAAATTAGTTATTATTGTTTTTTTTATTTTTGTCCTCTATACCCTAGGAACCGCGCTCTTTGCTCTAGCGCGAAGCAGCGGTCATTCGGATGTGCGAATGGTCAAAGCACTCACCTACCGTGTTGCTCTTTCATTAGGATTATTCATCCTTCTAATGCTTGGCTATGCGACAGGAATTATCACTCCGAATACAGCGGTACCTTCTCCCCCTAAAGCAGAAATACAAGCACCTCCGCAGCAGTGA
- a CDS encoding cytochrome c oxidase subunit 3: MAHAHGEYYQPQPSYWPIIGSIALFSMAASFTAYLNGVEIGKYLLIAAIGLLFFMMFGWFRAVISESEAGLYNEQVDRSFRWGMIWFIISEIFFFGAFFGALYYTRDLTLPWLLGEGAKGVAHTFLWPEFTDVWPTNGPQSVGGEFETMAAWGIPALNTLILLTSGVTVTWAHWGLKKDNRRQLIIGLFLTVALGFTFVGLQLYEYGHAMDELNLRFSSGIYGSLFYMLTGFHGFHVTVGSIMLLVVLLRSLAGHFTPKHHFAFEGVAWYWHFVDVVWLGLFIFVYWL, from the coding sequence ATGGCTCATGCACATGGGGAATATTACCAACCCCAACCTAGTTACTGGCCGATAATCGGTTCTATCGCGCTTTTTAGCATGGCAGCAAGTTTTACTGCTTATCTTAATGGGGTTGAGATAGGCAAATATCTCCTGATCGCTGCTATAGGGCTTTTGTTTTTCATGATGTTCGGCTGGTTCAGGGCAGTTATCAGCGAGAGCGAAGCTGGCCTTTATAACGAGCAGGTTGATCGCTCCTTTCGTTGGGGCATGATCTGGTTTATTATTTCAGAAATATTTTTCTTCGGGGCTTTCTTTGGCGCGCTTTATTACACCCGTGATTTAACGCTACCTTGGCTTTTAGGGGAAGGGGCTAAAGGTGTTGCTCATACCTTCCTATGGCCGGAGTTTACCGATGTCTGGCCGACCAACGGCCCCCAAAGCGTTGGCGGTGAATTTGAGACCATGGCGGCTTGGGGCATTCCGGCGCTTAATACCTTAATTCTGCTTACCAGCGGTGTAACGGTTACCTGGGCCCATTGGGGGCTTAAGAAGGATAACCGCCGGCAACTGATCATTGGATTATTCCTTACCGTTGCTTTGGGCTTCACCTTCGTTGGACTACAGCTTTATGAATATGGCCATGCCATGGATGAGCTGAATTTGAGGTTTAGTTCTGGAATTTATGGTTCATTATTTTACATGCTAACCGGTTTTCATGGTTTCCATGTAACCGTTGGCTCTATTATGCTGCTTGTTGTCCTTCTTCGCAGTTTAGCGGGTCATTTTACACCTAAACATCATTTTGCTTTTGAAGGCGTCGCCTGGTACTGGCACTTTGTTGATGTGGTATGGCTTGGCCTTTTCATATTTGTTTATTGGTTGTAA
- a CDS encoding cytochrome c oxidase assembly protein, with protein MNTSKREATNHRLVAKLALMVVAMFGFGYAMVPLYDVICEIAGLNGKPENVAVSVSEAGAIDTSRTITVQFLASVNSQLSWEFKPEVQEIRVHPGEVAKVTYYASNLNDYSVIGQAIPSVSPGLAAKHLRKTECFCFTEQTLQAGETREMPVVFFVDPKLPQNYSEMTLSYTFFDVSDRASAQITTPSG; from the coding sequence ATGAATACAAGCAAAAGAGAAGCTACTAATCACAGGTTAGTAGCAAAATTGGCCCTAATGGTGGTAGCGATGTTCGGGTTTGGTTATGCCATGGTGCCTCTCTACGATGTGATTTGCGAGATTGCGGGCCTAAATGGCAAGCCAGAAAACGTAGCGGTGTCGGTTTCAGAAGCAGGTGCTATAGATACCAGCCGAACAATCACTGTTCAATTTCTGGCAAGCGTGAATAGTCAGCTTTCTTGGGAGTTTAAACCGGAAGTGCAGGAAATTCGGGTTCATCCTGGTGAGGTAGCCAAGGTTACCTATTATGCAAGTAACCTGAATGATTATTCCGTCATTGGTCAGGCGATACCTAGCGTGAGTCCGGGGCTGGCGGCTAAGCACTTACGCAAGACCGAATGTTTCTGCTTCACTGAGCAAACCCTTCAAGCGGGTGAGACTCGGGAAATGCCGGTAGTCTTTTTTGTCGATCCTAAGTTACCACAAAACTATTCTGAGATGACCTTGTCCTACACGTTCTTTGATGTGAGCGATAGGGCCAGCGCCCAGATAACAACACCTTCTGGGTAG
- the ctaD gene encoding cytochrome c oxidase subunit I, translating to MSTVAAHGDHAHHPTGIMRWLTTTNHKDIGTLYLVFSLTMFFVGGAMALTFRTELFAPGLQILDPQRFNELVTLHGLVMIFGAMMPVLAGLANWQIPLMIGAPDMALPRLNNWSFWLLPFAMLLLLGSLLVPGGAAAGGWTMYPPLFIQGGIGIDMTIFAVHLLGLSSILASINIIVTVLNMRAPGMGLMKMPMFVWGWLITAFLLVTVAPVLAGAVTMELTDRHFGTSFFNAAGGGDPVMYQHIFWFFGHPEVYIMVLPIFGVISDIIPTFARKPIFGYHSMVYALASIAFLSFIVWAHHMFTVGMPLSGELYFMYATVLISVPTGIKIFNWLTTMWRGSMTFELPMLWSLAFIALFTIGGLTGLMMGVAAVDFQYHDTYFIVSHFHYVFLPVTLFGTFAAVYYWLPKWTGNMYDERLGKWHFWLSVISMNIVFFPQNFLGLAGMPRRIPDYAIQFAEFNAISTIGAFIFGFSQLIFVYVVIKAIRGGAGVEKATDQVWEGAKGLEWTLSSPPPYHSFTTPPQVTAENNPH from the coding sequence ATGAGCACAGTAGCAGCACACGGTGATCACGCGCATCACCCTACCGGCATCATGCGCTGGTTAACAACCACCAATCATAAGGATATTGGTACTCTATACCTGGTATTTAGTCTTACCATGTTTTTTGTTGGCGGCGCGATGGCGCTAACATTCCGTACCGAACTCTTTGCACCTGGATTACAAATTCTAGATCCTCAGAGATTTAATGAGTTGGTGACCCTGCATGGATTGGTTATGATCTTTGGCGCCATGATGCCCGTTTTAGCGGGTTTAGCCAACTGGCAGATACCGCTTATGATTGGCGCGCCTGACATGGCTTTGCCACGGTTAAATAACTGGAGCTTCTGGCTCTTGCCCTTTGCCATGCTTTTGCTTCTTGGCAGCCTACTGGTGCCAGGTGGAGCAGCCGCTGGCGGATGGACCATGTACCCACCTTTGTTTATCCAGGGTGGGATTGGCATTGATATGACCATCTTTGCTGTCCACTTACTGGGTCTTTCTTCTATATTGGCGTCGATCAATATTATTGTCACCGTCCTAAATATGCGGGCACCCGGCATGGGTCTGATGAAAATGCCTATGTTCGTCTGGGGATGGCTGATTACCGCCTTTTTGCTGGTTACGGTAGCTCCAGTGCTTGCTGGCGCCGTGACCATGGAGCTTACCGACCGTCATTTTGGCACCAGTTTTTTTAACGCGGCTGGTGGCGGCGACCCGGTGATGTACCAGCATATTTTCTGGTTTTTTGGCCATCCCGAAGTTTATATTATGGTTTTACCTATTTTTGGGGTGATATCGGATATTATTCCGACTTTTGCCCGTAAGCCAATATTTGGTTATCATTCCATGGTCTACGCTTTAGCTTCGATTGCTTTCCTCTCCTTTATTGTATGGGCGCATCACATGTTTACTGTCGGTATGCCGCTTTCAGGAGAGTTGTATTTTATGTATGCAACTGTCCTGATTTCCGTTCCCACTGGGATCAAAATTTTTAATTGGCTTACCACCATGTGGCGGGGTTCCATGACTTTTGAGTTGCCCATGCTATGGTCTCTAGCTTTCATCGCCTTATTTACTATTGGTGGCCTGACTGGTCTTATGATGGGCGTAGCCGCGGTGGATTTTCAGTACCATGATACCTATTTCATTGTTTCCCACTTCCACTATGTATTTCTGCCGGTGACGCTGTTTGGTACTTTCGCTGCTGTTTACTACTGGCTACCCAAGTGGACTGGTAATATGTATGACGAGCGTCTAGGGAAATGGCATTTCTGGCTGTCCGTGATTTCAATGAATATCGTTTTCTTTCCGCAGAATTTCCTTGGCTTGGCGGGTATGCCGCGGCGAATTCCTGACTACGCCATTCAGTTCGCCGAGTTCAATGCGATTTCCACCATAGGTGCTTTTATTTTCGGCTTTTCTCAGCTGATCTTTGTGTATGTAGTTATTAAGGCTATTCGTGGTGGCGCAGGTGTGGAAAAAGCTACCGACCAGGTATGGGAAGGCGCAAAGGGTTTAGAGTGGACACTTAGCTCTCCGCCCCCTTACCATAGCTTCACAACTCCACCCCAGGTCACGGCGGAAAATAATCCCCATTAA
- the coxB gene encoding cytochrome c oxidase subunit II, whose product MGVFNRQSLFATIIGGTGLFLVSGNACAELDLNLTRGVTPTSEEIYDLHMLIFWVCVGVGILVYGVMAWSIYHHRKSKGAVASQFHENLTLEVTWTIIPLLILIAVAVPATSAMVRIYDSSASDLTIKVTGYQWRWHYEYVDHDFGFTSSLSTPFDQIVNKAPKGEHYLLEVDNPLVLPTDKKVRFVITADDVNHAFWVPAFGFKQDAIPGFINEAWAVIQEPGIYRGQCAELCGRGHGYMPIVVEAKTPEEFDKWMAESKAALSGEGAKAVIQSAQAETH is encoded by the coding sequence ATGGGCGTATTTAATAGACAAAGCTTATTCGCAACAATTATAGGAGGTACTGGCTTATTCCTGGTGAGTGGGAATGCGTGTGCCGAGCTAGACTTGAATCTGACGAGGGGAGTTACCCCTACCTCGGAGGAGATATACGATCTTCACATGCTTATTTTTTGGGTTTGCGTGGGAGTTGGTATTTTGGTGTACGGTGTCATGGCGTGGTCTATTTACCATCACCGTAAATCCAAGGGCGCGGTAGCCAGTCAGTTCCACGAGAACCTCACTCTCGAAGTAACGTGGACGATTATTCCACTCCTAATCCTAATTGCTGTCGCGGTACCTGCTACTTCTGCCATGGTTCGCATTTATGATAGCTCTGCTTCCGACCTCACAATAAAGGTAACGGGTTATCAGTGGCGGTGGCACTATGAGTATGTGGACCATGACTTTGGTTTCACGAGCAGTCTATCCACTCCTTTTGATCAAATAGTAAACAAAGCCCCTAAAGGTGAGCATTATTTGCTTGAGGTGGATAATCCATTGGTGCTCCCAACCGATAAAAAAGTGCGTTTCGTTATTACCGCCGATGATGTTAATCATGCTTTTTGGGTGCCTGCGTTTGGTTTCAAGCAAGATGCGATTCCTGGCTTTATTAACGAGGCCTGGGCGGTTATACAAGAACCCGGTATTTATCGGGGACAATGTGCAGAGCTTTGCGGCCGGGGGCATGGTTATATGCCTATCGTCGTGGAAGCCAAAACTCCGGAAGAATTTGATAAATGGATGGCTGAGAGCAAAGCCGCACTGTCCGGGGAGGGGGCGAAGGCCGTCATTCAATCGGCTCAAGCAGAGACACACTAG
- a CDS encoding DUF2244 domain-containing protein, with protein MVCKRFGPSGNTFRFILRPNSSLSWRGMKAVFFAMTLVLVIIAGGFSLLGLWLIFPFAGLELLILGSAFYLSARRAQHCEVITIGQEDIEVFRGREMKGETWKFHRYWARVRVELPPYAWHMSRLIIGSHGHEVEIGVFLSEEERLHLAKELQTVCGV; from the coding sequence ATGGTTTGCAAGCGGTTTGGGCCTTCTGGGAATACCTTTCGGTTTATCCTTCGACCCAATAGTTCTTTGAGCTGGAGGGGAATGAAGGCAGTTTTTTTTGCTATGACACTAGTGCTTGTCATAATAGCCGGGGGGTTTAGTCTTTTAGGTTTATGGTTGATTTTTCCGTTTGCTGGACTAGAACTGCTAATTTTAGGCAGTGCGTTTTACCTGTCTGCGCGTCGTGCTCAACATTGTGAAGTTATTACCATTGGCCAGGAGGATATTGAGGTTTTTCGTGGCCGCGAAATGAAGGGTGAAACATGGAAGTTCCATCGCTATTGGGCTCGGGTTAGAGTTGAGCTTCCACCCTATGCGTGGCATATGAGCCGCCTAATAATAGGTTCTCACGGGCACGAGGTAGAAATTGGCGTTTTTCTGAGCGAGGAGGAGCGTCTCCATTTAGCCAAGGAGTTGCAGACGGTTTGTGGCGTCTAG
- a CDS encoding c-type cytochrome has protein sequence MLRRWLFLLAPVFVVLISGSVLAAGDPAAGKQKSQACAACHGPDGNSPAPQFPKLAGQYAEYLVHALTAYQVGDRTDPVMQPMAAPLSEQDKEDLAAYYASQKGLTLPWKIGR, from the coding sequence ATGCTGAGAAGATGGTTATTTTTACTGGCTCCGGTATTTGTGGTTCTTATCTCTGGTTCCGTTCTAGCAGCAGGTGATCCAGCGGCAGGGAAACAAAAATCTCAAGCCTGTGCTGCTTGCCATGGACCAGACGGCAATAGTCCTGCGCCACAATTTCCTAAGTTGGCGGGGCAGTATGCTGAATATCTAGTTCATGCCTTGACTGCTTATCAAGTTGGCGATAGAACAGATCCAGTTATGCAGCCGATGGCCGCCCCGCTTTCCGAGCAAGATAAAGAGGATTTGGCGGCCTATTATGCTAGCCAAAAAGGTCTTACCTTGCCTTGGAAGATAGGAAGATAG
- a CDS encoding c-type cytochrome: MGKKKFFISMGAGVFLLASLTAHAEGDPEAGRKKAELCAGCHGISGWRNAYPAYAVPKLGGQHAAYLVSALKAYKSGARNHPPMQGSADSLSEQDMADIAAFLSAQ; this comes from the coding sequence ATGGGTAAGAAAAAATTTTTTATTTCTATGGGCGCCGGTGTGTTTTTGCTGGCTAGTTTAACCGCGCATGCGGAAGGTGACCCCGAAGCTGGTCGGAAGAAAGCTGAACTCTGTGCCGGTTGCCATGGCATTTCTGGTTGGCGTAATGCTTATCCAGCCTATGCGGTGCCAAAATTAGGTGGACAACATGCGGCATATCTTGTTTCTGCCCTTAAAGCTTATAAGTCCGGTGCCAGAAACCATCCCCCCATGCAAGGTTCCGCAGACAGCCTGAGCGAGCAGGATATGGCGGATATAGCTGCTTTTCTCTCTGCTCAATAA
- a CDS encoding DUF2970 domain-containing protein: MQDKNTRSSFLGIFKSIFTALIGLQSSRMHERNVTQGQPTLYIFTSIVVLAFIIVALVGLVQLILRLTGA, translated from the coding sequence ATGCAAGACAAAAATACCCGCTCAAGCTTTCTCGGTATATTTAAGAGCATCTTTACCGCACTCATTGGACTCCAGAGCAGCCGCATGCATGAACGTAACGTTACTCAGGGCCAGCCAACCCTCTATATTTTTACCAGTATCGTAGTGCTTGCCTTTATTATCGTGGCTTTAGTAGGGCTAGTCCAATTAATTCTGCGCTTAACCGGTGCTTAG
- the hisB gene encoding imidazoleglycerol-phosphate dehydratase HisB: MSNYTATVYRETLETRVEVDLNLSGEGYFTAETGLPFLEHMLAQVARHGLLDLTVKASGDLHIDAHHTVEDIGITLGQALQQALGDKTGLQRYGYAYVPLDEALSRVVLDLSGRPSLHYRVNYPRARIGDFDVDLFQEFFQGLVNHAAMTLHIDNLHGRNAHHIAETIFKAFGRALRVAVEYDPRRKGQLASTKGML, from the coding sequence ATGTCGAATTATACCGCTACCGTTTACCGCGAAACGTTAGAAACCCGCGTCGAAGTTGATCTCAATCTAAGCGGAGAAGGGTATTTTACCGCCGAAACAGGCTTACCTTTTCTTGAGCACATGCTTGCTCAAGTAGCCCGGCATGGATTACTCGATCTCACGGTAAAAGCATCCGGCGATTTGCATATCGATGCTCACCATACCGTTGAAGATATTGGCATTACCCTGGGACAAGCCTTACAACAAGCCTTGGGTGATAAAACGGGGCTTCAACGCTATGGTTATGCCTATGTCCCCTTGGATGAAGCGCTTTCCAGAGTGGTGCTAGATCTTTCCGGAAGACCTAGCCTGCACTATCGGGTGAATTATCCCCGGGCCCGTATTGGTGATTTTGATGTCGATCTTTTCCAGGAGTTTTTTCAAGGCCTGGTCAACCACGCCGCCATGACTTTGCATATTGATAACCTGCATGGGCGTAATGCCCATCATATCGCCGAGACCATATTCAAAGCTTTTGGCCGCGCCTTACGAGTTGCCGTGGAGTACGATCCACGCCGAAAAGGGCAGCTAGCTTCCACCAAGGGAATGTTATAA
- the hisH gene encoding imidazole glycerol phosphate synthase subunit HisH, with translation MSSVAVIDYGMGNLRSVAKALEQVAGKVRIDVTSNPQRIRAADRVVFPGVGAIRDCMHELRRLNLDTIVTQCAADRPFLGICLGLQTLLELSEENHGVPCLGILPGQVRHFDVSKAGLKVPHMGWNQVHQVRTHPLWNAIPQDCRFYFVHSYYTAPDEASLVASRTDYSTPFASALARDNIFAVQFHPEKSHKFGLQLLANFLTWNGVS, from the coding sequence ATGTCCAGCGTAGCGGTGATTGATTACGGGATGGGCAACCTCCGCTCAGTAGCTAAAGCATTAGAACAGGTGGCGGGTAAAGTTCGAATAGATGTCACCAGTAATCCCCAGCGGATTCGCGCAGCTGACCGGGTAGTTTTTCCCGGCGTAGGCGCTATTCGTGATTGTATGCATGAACTACGGCGCCTAAATCTGGATACCATAGTGACCCAATGCGCCGCTGATCGACCTTTTTTGGGAATCTGCCTGGGTCTGCAAACTTTGCTTGAGCTTAGCGAGGAAAATCACGGCGTTCCCTGCCTTGGTATACTGCCAGGCCAAGTACGGCACTTTGATGTCAGCAAAGCAGGCTTGAAAGTACCCCATATGGGATGGAACCAAGTCCACCAAGTCCGCACACACCCCCTATGGAACGCTATTCCCCAGGATTGCCGTTTCTATTTCGTCCATAGTTACTATACAGCACCGGATGAAGCATCCCTCGTTGCTAGTCGTACGGATTATTCCACACCTTTTGCCTCGGCGTTAGCACGAGACAATATTTTTGCAGTTCAATTCCATCCCGAAAAGAGCCACAAATTTGGACTGCAATTACTCGCCAACTTCCTCACCTGGAACGGAGTGAGTTAA